From Pirellulales bacterium:
ACATTGCCGTGGTGATGGACGAATTCGGCGGCGTTTCGGGCCTGGTGACCATTGAAGACGTGTTGGAGGAAATTGTCGGCGAGATTTCCGACGAGCACGACGACGCGGGCGAGGGCATCAAGCCCATCGACGAGCATCATTGCGAAGCGCTGGCCCGGGTCCACATCAGTGAAATCAACGAGCAATTAGGCCTGCACCTGCCGGAAGATGAGCATTTTGACACCATTGGCGGCTTCGTGTTTCATCAATTGGGCCGCATTCCGCACGTGGGCGAAGAATTAATTTACGACGGCGTTAAAATAAAAGTGCTCGAAGCCGCCCGCCGCCGGATTCACCGCGTGGCGATTGAAGTGCTGCCGCCGGCGGAAACCCCTTCGGACGAAGCAACGAGCGAAACCGCCGAGCAAGCCGAATCGTAATTTTGGCACCGTGTTCGTCCCTTGCCTTTCGTCCCTCGATCCTCGTCCCTGCCGTCATGTCTTCCGAAAAAGCCACTGCGCTGGTGCTGAAAGTGGTCGAATTCAGCGAGACCAGCGCGGTCGTGACAGCATTCACCCGTGAATTTGGCAAAATACAGGCTTTGGCTAAGGGTGCGCGCAGGCCGAAAGGCCCGTTCGAATCCTCCCTTGACCTATTGGCCCTGTGTCGCATAGTGTTCCTCCGCAAATCGTCCGAGGCACTCGACCTGCTGACAGAAGCCAAACTGGAGCGGCGATTCCGTCCGCCTGGCAGTAACTTGTCGTGTCTGTACGCAGGTTATTACGTTGCCGAATTGCTGAGCGAATTAACCGACGACTACGATCCCCATCCGGCGCTGTTCGATCTGGCGGAGCAAACTCTGCTGGCGTTGTCGCGGGGTGAAGCGGTATCGAACGTGGTTTTGCGCTGGGAGCTGGCGGCGCTAAACGTGCTGGGACATTTGCCGTCGTTGGAAACCTGCGTTGAATGCGGCGCGGCGGTTCGCGGGACAGATCGAGTTGCGTTCGGTTTGCTGGCCGGCGGCGTTTTGTGCCAGAAGTGTCGGACCGGCAAGCGACAGGTGGTTACGGTGCACGGTGGAACCGTCCAGGCGATGGCGCGGCTGGCCGATTTGCAAACGGAAAGTTGGAAACAATTGGAGTTGGATGCCCGCACCCGCGGCGAGTTGCGCGGGCTGATGAACAACTACCTGGCGCATTTGCTGGGGCACCGACCGCGCATGCACAAATACCTGACGGCGTGAATGACGAATGTCTAAGCTCGAATGATCCGCCGCGGCGAAATAACCAATGACGAATGACCAATATCCAAGGATGGATGATGCCAGCTCTAGCGGGCCTGCGCTGGCAATATTTCGTCATTCGAAATTCGTGCTTCTTTCGACATCCGACCTTCGACATTCGACATTCTATCGCGTTGTTTGCTTATTTGCCGGATTGGCTCTGTCGCTGGCCGCAATTGGCTGCCGCGGCACGCCCATCGACGTGGCCAAGGGGCGGCCCCTTGATTCCGACATTCCCGACGACGTGAAATCGGACTATGACCAGCAGGAACCCACTGGTTGGGCCCGGCTGGCTCCGGAAAACGTCGGGAAAGAAATGAAAAAGGCCGTCGGTTTGGGCCCGAACCAAACAATTGCCCAAGGTTTTTTCGACGAGGGGGAAAAACTTTTTGTCGCCAAAGAATACGACAAGGCGGCGAAAAAATTCGCGTCGGCCGCCGACCGCTGGCCCAATTCCACCATGGAAGAAGACGCCATGTTTCTGGAGGCGGAAAGCTACTTCTTCGCCGATCGGTACTCTTACGCCGAAGACGAATACGGCGAACTGCTGAAGAAGTATCCCAACACGCGCCATCTCGATGCCACCACCGCCCGTGAATTCGCCATTGGCCGCTACTGGCAGCAAAAGGATGAGCAGTACCATCGCTGGACCCTGGTGGCAAATTGGACCGACCGCACCCAGCCGATGTTCGATACGGCGGGCCACTCTTCTAACTGCTTCGACAGCGTGCGGGTGAACGATCCACGCGGACCGCTGGCCGATGCCGCCGCCATGACCGAAGGAAACATTTTTTTCAAGGAGCATCGCTGGGAAGACGCGGACTACTACTACGGAATTGTCCGCACCGATTACCCCAAAAGCAAATATCAA
This genomic window contains:
- a CDS encoding hemolysin family protein: IREVVTEGQREGLIEEDAREMIESVIALGEVMVSEIMTPRTDMASLPIDLCWDEALQQVIASGHTRLPVYGESRDNVVGILHIKDMLHELARGPRAPHRSISDLLRPPFFVPESKAVDDLLQEFQRSRNHIAVVMDEFGGVSGLVTIEDVLEEIVGEISDEHDDAGEGIKPIDEHHCEALARVHISEINEQLGLHLPEDEHFDTIGGFVFHQLGRIPHVGEELIYDGVKIKVLEAARRRIHRVAIEVLPPAETPSDEATSETAEQAES
- the recO gene encoding DNA repair protein RecO, translating into MSSEKATALVLKVVEFSETSAVVTAFTREFGKIQALAKGARRPKGPFESSLDLLALCRIVFLRKSSEALDLLTEAKLERRFRPPGSNLSCLYAGYYVAELLSELTDDYDPHPALFDLAEQTLLALSRGEAVSNVVLRWELAALNVLGHLPSLETCVECGAAVRGTDRVAFGLLAGGVLCQKCRTGKRQVVTVHGGTVQAMARLADLQTESWKQLELDARTRGELRGLMNNYLAHLLGHRPRMHKYLTA
- the bamD gene encoding outer membrane protein assembly factor BamD, translated to MLLSTSDLRHSTFYRVVCLFAGLALSLAAIGCRGTPIDVAKGRPLDSDIPDDVKSDYDQQEPTGWARLAPENVGKEMKKAVGLGPNQTIAQGFFDEGEKLFVAKEYDKAAKKFASAADRWPNSTMEEDAMFLEAESYFFADRYSYAEDEYGELLKKYPNTRHLDATTAREFAIGRYWQQKDEQYHRWTLVANWTDRTQPMFDTAGHSSNCFDSVRVNDPRGPLADAAAMTEGNIFFKEHRWEDADYYYGIVRTDYPKSKYQLQAHLLGVQCKLMKYQGPGYNSKPLEEANQLIDQTLAQFPSELGDERERLVKAKAEVKAQMATRDIRLAEYWEKGDHYGAARIYYAQVLKDYPQTQFADAAKTKLAALEGKPNEPPSRLAFLTDWAKPKDTAGTGAGPTGSGGTTLAQQGTQPAAANPASDGQTQQAQAPGSNPGTR